One Epinephelus lanceolatus isolate andai-2023 chromosome 17, ASM4190304v1, whole genome shotgun sequence genomic window carries:
- the ldb1a gene encoding LIM domain-binding protein 1-A isoform X3, with protein sequence MLDRDVGPTPMYPPSYMEPGMGRPTPYGNQTDYRIYELNKRLQNWTEDCDNLWWDAFTTEFFEDDAMLTITFCLEDGPKRYTIGRTLIPRYFRSIFEGGATELFYVLKHPKESFHSNFVSLDCDQCTMVTQNGKPMFTQVCVEGRLYLEFMFDDMMRIKTWHFSIRQHREVLPRSILAMHDPQMLDQLAKNITRCGLSNSTLNYLRLCVILEPMQELMSRHKTYSLSPRDCLKTCLFQKWQRMVAPPAEPARQAPNKRRKRKVSGGSTVSSGGGSNNNSNSKKKSPANSFSLSSQVPDVMMVGEPTLMGGEFGDEDERLITRLENTQFDGANGLEDEDSFNSSPALGAHSPWNNKAPSSQESKNDNSQSSQ encoded by the exons ATGCTGGACAGAGATGTGGG GCCTACACCCATGTACCCCCCATCATACATGGAGCCTGGAATGGG GAGACCCACACCGTACGGGAACCAGACAGATTACCGGATATATGAGCTGAACAAAAGGCTACAGAATTGGACAGAG GACTGTGACAATCTCTGGTGGGATGCCTTCACCACAGAGTTCTTTGAGGATGACGCCATGCTCACCATCACTTTCTGTCTGGAAGATGGACCCAAACGATACA CCATTGGCAGGACGTTGATTCCACGATACTTTCGAAGTATTTTCGAGGGGGGCGCCACTGAGCTGTTCTATGTTTTGAAGCACCCAAAGGAGTCCTTCCACAGTAACTTTGTCTCTCTCGACTGTGACCAGTGCACCATGGTGACCCAGAACGGCAAACCTATGTTCACACAG GTTTGTGTGGAGGGCCGCCTGTACCTAGAGTTCATGTTTGATGACATGATGAGGATCAAGACGTGGCACTTCAGCATCAGACAACACAGAGAGGTCCTACCAAGGAGCATTTTGGCTATGCAT GATCCCCAAATGCTCGATCAGCTGGCTAAAAATATCACCAGATGTGGGCTGTCCAACTCCACGCTCAACTACCTCCGT CTATGTGTGATATTGGAGCCCATGCAAGAGTTGATGTCAAGGCATAAGACCTACAGTTTGAGCCCCAGAGACTGCCTGAAGACCTGCCTCTTCCAAAAGTGGCAAAGAATGGTAGCACCTCCAG CTGAGCCAGCCAGACAAGCTCCAAACAAGCGACGGAAAAGGAAGGTGTCCGGGGGAAGCACCGTGAGCTCAGGCGGAGGCAgcaataacaacagcaacagcaaaaagAAGAGTCCAGCCAACAGCTTTTCACTCTCCAGCCAGGTACCT GACGTGATGATGGTGGGAGAGCCCACTCTGATGGGAGGGGAGTTTGGTGACGAGGACGAGCGTCTGATCACGCGGCTGGAGAACACGCAGTTCGATGGGGCGAATGGCCTGGAGGATGAGGACAGTTTCAACAGCTCGCCTGCACTGGGGGCACACTCGCCCTGGAACAACAAGGCTCCCTCCAGTCAGGAGAGCAAGAATGACAACTCCCAGTCGTCCCAGTAG
- the ldb1a gene encoding LIM domain-binding protein 1-A isoform X1, with the protein MSVGGCACPGCSSKSFKLYSPKEPPNGGSFPPFHPGAMLDRDVGPTPMYPPSYMEPGMGRPTPYGNQTDYRIYELNKRLQNWTEDCDNLWWDAFTTEFFEDDAMLTITFCLEDGPKRYTIGRTLIPRYFRSIFEGGATELFYVLKHPKESFHSNFVSLDCDQCTMVTQNGKPMFTQVCVEGRLYLEFMFDDMMRIKTWHFSIRQHREVLPRSILAMHDPQMLDQLAKNITRCGLSNSTLNYLRLCVILEPMQELMSRHKTYSLSPRDCLKTCLFQKWQRMVAPPAEPARQAPNKRRKRKVSGGSTVSSGGGSNNNSNSKKKSPANSFSLSSQVPDVMMVGEPTLMGGEFGDEDERLITRLENTQFDGANGLEDEDSFNSSPALGAHSPWNNKAPSSQESKNDNSQSSQ; encoded by the exons ATGTCTGTTGGAGGTTGTGCTTGTCCCG GCTGTTCGTCAAAGTCATTCAAGCTGTACTCTCCTAAGGAGCCCCCCAACGGCGGCAGCTTTCCCCCCTTCCACCCAGGCGCTATGCTGGACAGAGATGTGGG GCCTACACCCATGTACCCCCCATCATACATGGAGCCTGGAATGGG GAGACCCACACCGTACGGGAACCAGACAGATTACCGGATATATGAGCTGAACAAAAGGCTACAGAATTGGACAGAG GACTGTGACAATCTCTGGTGGGATGCCTTCACCACAGAGTTCTTTGAGGATGACGCCATGCTCACCATCACTTTCTGTCTGGAAGATGGACCCAAACGATACA CCATTGGCAGGACGTTGATTCCACGATACTTTCGAAGTATTTTCGAGGGGGGCGCCACTGAGCTGTTCTATGTTTTGAAGCACCCAAAGGAGTCCTTCCACAGTAACTTTGTCTCTCTCGACTGTGACCAGTGCACCATGGTGACCCAGAACGGCAAACCTATGTTCACACAG GTTTGTGTGGAGGGCCGCCTGTACCTAGAGTTCATGTTTGATGACATGATGAGGATCAAGACGTGGCACTTCAGCATCAGACAACACAGAGAGGTCCTACCAAGGAGCATTTTGGCTATGCAT GATCCCCAAATGCTCGATCAGCTGGCTAAAAATATCACCAGATGTGGGCTGTCCAACTCCACGCTCAACTACCTCCGT CTATGTGTGATATTGGAGCCCATGCAAGAGTTGATGTCAAGGCATAAGACCTACAGTTTGAGCCCCAGAGACTGCCTGAAGACCTGCCTCTTCCAAAAGTGGCAAAGAATGGTAGCACCTCCAG CTGAGCCAGCCAGACAAGCTCCAAACAAGCGACGGAAAAGGAAGGTGTCCGGGGGAAGCACCGTGAGCTCAGGCGGAGGCAgcaataacaacagcaacagcaaaaagAAGAGTCCAGCCAACAGCTTTTCACTCTCCAGCCAGGTACCT GACGTGATGATGGTGGGAGAGCCCACTCTGATGGGAGGGGAGTTTGGTGACGAGGACGAGCGTCTGATCACGCGGCTGGAGAACACGCAGTTCGATGGGGCGAATGGCCTGGAGGATGAGGACAGTTTCAACAGCTCGCCTGCACTGGGGGCACACTCGCCCTGGAACAACAAGGCTCCCTCCAGTCAGGAGAGCAAGAATGACAACTCCCAGTCGTCCCAGTAG
- the ldb1a gene encoding LIM domain-binding protein 1-A isoform X2: MSVGGCACPGCSSKSFKLYSPKEPPNGGSFPPFHPGAMLDRDVGPTPMYPPSYMEPGMGRPTPYGNQTDYRIYELNKRLQNWTEDCDNLWWDAFTTEFFEDDAMLTITFCLEDGPKRYTIGRTLIPRYFRSIFEGGATELFYVLKHPKESFHSNFVSLDCDQCTMVTQNGKPMFTQVCVEGRLYLEFMFDDMMRIKTWHFSIRQHREVLPRSILAMHDPQMLDQLAKNITRCGLSNSTLNYLRLCVILEPMQELMSRHKTYSLSPRDCLKTCLFQKWQRMVAPPAEPARQAPNKRRKRKVSGGSTVSSGGGSNNNSNSKKKSPANSFSLSSQDVMMVGEPTLMGGEFGDEDERLITRLENTQFDGANGLEDEDSFNSSPALGAHSPWNNKAPSSQESKNDNSQSSQ, from the exons ATGTCTGTTGGAGGTTGTGCTTGTCCCG GCTGTTCGTCAAAGTCATTCAAGCTGTACTCTCCTAAGGAGCCCCCCAACGGCGGCAGCTTTCCCCCCTTCCACCCAGGCGCTATGCTGGACAGAGATGTGGG GCCTACACCCATGTACCCCCCATCATACATGGAGCCTGGAATGGG GAGACCCACACCGTACGGGAACCAGACAGATTACCGGATATATGAGCTGAACAAAAGGCTACAGAATTGGACAGAG GACTGTGACAATCTCTGGTGGGATGCCTTCACCACAGAGTTCTTTGAGGATGACGCCATGCTCACCATCACTTTCTGTCTGGAAGATGGACCCAAACGATACA CCATTGGCAGGACGTTGATTCCACGATACTTTCGAAGTATTTTCGAGGGGGGCGCCACTGAGCTGTTCTATGTTTTGAAGCACCCAAAGGAGTCCTTCCACAGTAACTTTGTCTCTCTCGACTGTGACCAGTGCACCATGGTGACCCAGAACGGCAAACCTATGTTCACACAG GTTTGTGTGGAGGGCCGCCTGTACCTAGAGTTCATGTTTGATGACATGATGAGGATCAAGACGTGGCACTTCAGCATCAGACAACACAGAGAGGTCCTACCAAGGAGCATTTTGGCTATGCAT GATCCCCAAATGCTCGATCAGCTGGCTAAAAATATCACCAGATGTGGGCTGTCCAACTCCACGCTCAACTACCTCCGT CTATGTGTGATATTGGAGCCCATGCAAGAGTTGATGTCAAGGCATAAGACCTACAGTTTGAGCCCCAGAGACTGCCTGAAGACCTGCCTCTTCCAAAAGTGGCAAAGAATGGTAGCACCTCCAG CTGAGCCAGCCAGACAAGCTCCAAACAAGCGACGGAAAAGGAAGGTGTCCGGGGGAAGCACCGTGAGCTCAGGCGGAGGCAgcaataacaacagcaacagcaaaaagAAGAGTCCAGCCAACAGCTTTTCACTCTCCAGCCAG GACGTGATGATGGTGGGAGAGCCCACTCTGATGGGAGGGGAGTTTGGTGACGAGGACGAGCGTCTGATCACGCGGCTGGAGAACACGCAGTTCGATGGGGCGAATGGCCTGGAGGATGAGGACAGTTTCAACAGCTCGCCTGCACTGGGGGCACACTCGCCCTGGAACAACAAGGCTCCCTCCAGTCAGGAGAGCAAGAATGACAACTCCCAGTCGTCCCAGTAG
- the ldb1a gene encoding LIM domain-binding protein 1-A isoform X5 — translation MSVGGCACPGCSSKSFKLYSPKEPPNGGSFPPFHPGAMLDRDVGPTPMYPPSYMEPGMGRPTPYGNQTDYRIYELNKRLQNWTEDCDNLWWDAFTTEFFEDDAMLTITFCLEDGPKRYTIGRTLIPRYFRSIFEGGATELFYVLKHPKESFHSNFVSLDCDQCTMVTQNGKPMFTQVCVEGRLYLEFMFDDMMRIKTWHFSIRQHREVLPRSILAMHDPQMLDQLAKNITRCGLSNSTLNYLRLCVILEPMQELMSRHKTYSLSPRDCLKTCLFQKWQRMVAPPAEPARQAPNKRRKRKVSGGSTVSSGGGSNNNSNSKKKSPANSFSLSSQDLVGTKTCTVPELEDRS, via the exons ATGTCTGTTGGAGGTTGTGCTTGTCCCG GCTGTTCGTCAAAGTCATTCAAGCTGTACTCTCCTAAGGAGCCCCCCAACGGCGGCAGCTTTCCCCCCTTCCACCCAGGCGCTATGCTGGACAGAGATGTGGG GCCTACACCCATGTACCCCCCATCATACATGGAGCCTGGAATGGG GAGACCCACACCGTACGGGAACCAGACAGATTACCGGATATATGAGCTGAACAAAAGGCTACAGAATTGGACAGAG GACTGTGACAATCTCTGGTGGGATGCCTTCACCACAGAGTTCTTTGAGGATGACGCCATGCTCACCATCACTTTCTGTCTGGAAGATGGACCCAAACGATACA CCATTGGCAGGACGTTGATTCCACGATACTTTCGAAGTATTTTCGAGGGGGGCGCCACTGAGCTGTTCTATGTTTTGAAGCACCCAAAGGAGTCCTTCCACAGTAACTTTGTCTCTCTCGACTGTGACCAGTGCACCATGGTGACCCAGAACGGCAAACCTATGTTCACACAG GTTTGTGTGGAGGGCCGCCTGTACCTAGAGTTCATGTTTGATGACATGATGAGGATCAAGACGTGGCACTTCAGCATCAGACAACACAGAGAGGTCCTACCAAGGAGCATTTTGGCTATGCAT GATCCCCAAATGCTCGATCAGCTGGCTAAAAATATCACCAGATGTGGGCTGTCCAACTCCACGCTCAACTACCTCCGT CTATGTGTGATATTGGAGCCCATGCAAGAGTTGATGTCAAGGCATAAGACCTACAGTTTGAGCCCCAGAGACTGCCTGAAGACCTGCCTCTTCCAAAAGTGGCAAAGAATGGTAGCACCTCCAG CTGAGCCAGCCAGACAAGCTCCAAACAAGCGACGGAAAAGGAAGGTGTCCGGGGGAAGCACCGTGAGCTCAGGCGGAGGCAgcaataacaacagcaacagcaaaaagAAGAGTCCAGCCAACAGCTTTTCACTCTCCAGCCAG GACCTGGTTGGAACAAAAACCTGTACAGTGCCGGAGCTTGAGGACCGGAGTTGA
- the ldb1a gene encoding LIM domain-binding protein 1-A isoform X4, which produces MSVGGCACPGCSSKSFKLYSPKEPPNGGSFPPFHPGAMLDRDVGPTPMYPPSYMEPGMGRPTPYGNQTDYRIYELNKRLQNWTEDCDNLWWDAFTTEFFEDDAMLTITFCLEDGPKRYTIGRTLIPRYFRSIFEGGATELFYVLKHPKESFHSNFVSLDCDQCTMVTQNGKPMFTQVCVEGRLYLEFMFDDMMRIKTWHFSIRQHREVLPRSILAMHDPQMLDQLAKNITRCGLSNSTLNYLRLCVILEPMQELMSRHKTYSLSPRDCLKTCLFQKWQRMVAPPAEPARQAPNKRRKRKVSGGSTVSSGGGSNNNSNSKKKSPANSFSLSSQVPDLVGTKTCTVPELEDRS; this is translated from the exons ATGTCTGTTGGAGGTTGTGCTTGTCCCG GCTGTTCGTCAAAGTCATTCAAGCTGTACTCTCCTAAGGAGCCCCCCAACGGCGGCAGCTTTCCCCCCTTCCACCCAGGCGCTATGCTGGACAGAGATGTGGG GCCTACACCCATGTACCCCCCATCATACATGGAGCCTGGAATGGG GAGACCCACACCGTACGGGAACCAGACAGATTACCGGATATATGAGCTGAACAAAAGGCTACAGAATTGGACAGAG GACTGTGACAATCTCTGGTGGGATGCCTTCACCACAGAGTTCTTTGAGGATGACGCCATGCTCACCATCACTTTCTGTCTGGAAGATGGACCCAAACGATACA CCATTGGCAGGACGTTGATTCCACGATACTTTCGAAGTATTTTCGAGGGGGGCGCCACTGAGCTGTTCTATGTTTTGAAGCACCCAAAGGAGTCCTTCCACAGTAACTTTGTCTCTCTCGACTGTGACCAGTGCACCATGGTGACCCAGAACGGCAAACCTATGTTCACACAG GTTTGTGTGGAGGGCCGCCTGTACCTAGAGTTCATGTTTGATGACATGATGAGGATCAAGACGTGGCACTTCAGCATCAGACAACACAGAGAGGTCCTACCAAGGAGCATTTTGGCTATGCAT GATCCCCAAATGCTCGATCAGCTGGCTAAAAATATCACCAGATGTGGGCTGTCCAACTCCACGCTCAACTACCTCCGT CTATGTGTGATATTGGAGCCCATGCAAGAGTTGATGTCAAGGCATAAGACCTACAGTTTGAGCCCCAGAGACTGCCTGAAGACCTGCCTCTTCCAAAAGTGGCAAAGAATGGTAGCACCTCCAG CTGAGCCAGCCAGACAAGCTCCAAACAAGCGACGGAAAAGGAAGGTGTCCGGGGGAAGCACCGTGAGCTCAGGCGGAGGCAgcaataacaacagcaacagcaaaaagAAGAGTCCAGCCAACAGCTTTTCACTCTCCAGCCAGGTACCT GACCTGGTTGGAACAAAAACCTGTACAGTGCCGGAGCTTGAGGACCGGAGTTGA